In Prunus dulcis chromosome 1, ALMONDv2, whole genome shotgun sequence, the following are encoded in one genomic region:
- the LOC117613979 gene encoding transcription factor bHLH93-like, whose product MELSEHSFLEELLALRRDSTWETIPTEMNEFLSSSGSWGNFGYLDQNPPTFFPNSSCTQEFSPPFEPNLSNCYNNNNSTFNEVYYPLGFGAGEDGLSAQQQLTDSSYNTLDTPPFPVQEDNPWSMLEEEELGLLGDEIHNLETQAEAACKMEPIQSPDQVPVFNMGMCEERNNRGNSKKLQGQPSKNLMAERRRRKRLNDRLSMLRSIVPKISKMDRTSILGDTIDYMKELLERINNLQQEIETDADQLNVMSLFKDVKPNEMLVRNSPKFDVQRRNVDTRIDICCAGKPGLLLSTVSTLEALGLEIQQCVISCFNDFAMQASCSEDFDQRTTVTSEDIKQALFRNAGYGGRCL is encoded by the exons atggaGCTCAGTGAGCATAGTTTCTTAGAGGAGCTTTTAGCTCTAAGAAGAGACAGTACATGGGAAACCATTCCAACAGAAATGAATGAGTTCTTGTCCAGTAGTGGCAGTTGGGGTAATTTTGGTTACCTTGATCAAAACCCTCCAACTTTCTTCCCAAACTCTTCTTGCACCCAAGAATTCTCACCTCCATTTGAGCCAAACTTAAGCAACTgctacaacaacaacaacagcaccTTCAATGAAGTCTACTATCCCTTAGGCTTTGGTGCTGGTGAAGATGGCCTCTCAGCTCAACAGCAGCTCACTGACTCATCCTACAACACACTCGATACGCCGCCGTTTCCGGTCCAAGAAGACAATCCATGGTCCAtgcttgaagaagaagagttggGTTTGCTTGGGGATGAAATACACAACTTGGAGACCCAAGCTGAAGCAGCCTGCAAAATGGAGCCAATTCAGTCCCCTGATCAAGTCCCAGTTTTCAACATGGGGATGTGCGAGGAGAGAAATAACAGAGGTAATAGCAAGAAGTTGCAGGGACAGCCTTCAAAGAATCTAATGGctgagagaagaagaagaaagagattaAACGACCGCCTTTCGATGCTAAGATCAATTGTGCCCAAGATAAGTAAG ATGGACAGAACATCTATACTTGGAGACACCATAGATTACATGAAGGAGCTCCTGGAGAGAATCAACAATTTGCAACAAGAAATTGAAACAGATGCAGATCAGTTAAATGTGATGAGCCTTTTCAAGGATGTGAAACCAAATGAAATGTTAGTGAGAAACTCACCAAAG TTTGATGTGCAAAGGAGGAATGTGGACACCAGAATTGACATTTGCTGTGCAGGAAAGCCAGGGCTGTTATTATCTACTGTGTCTACCTTGGAAGCATTAGGTCTTGAGATTCAACAGTGTGTTATTAGTTGCTTCAATGATTTTGCAATGCAAGCTTCTTGCTCAGAG GATTTTGATCAGAGAACAACAGTAACTTCTGAAGACATAAAGCAAGCACTGTTTAGAAATGCAGGATATGGAGGAAGATGTTTGTAA